The stretch of DNA GCATccattctgtgaaaaaaacatCAGTATTCATCAGCTATTTGTTTATTCTCTTGTTTctgaagctgcagagaaaaTTACTACCTGTCTGTGGTAActgacaattaaaaataaaaaacaaacaaacaaaaaaaacccaaattagCTAAAGTAACTACTATCTTACTAAAATAGAAGCAGGCATTTAACAAAAGAAATACAGCAACAAGTTACTTCATATGTCCAGCTTTTTTATGCAGAACATGATGGGTGATGATGTTTCTGGTAGCTGGTGATGTATTGTACAATCCTTTTAAACAGTGATACAATATGTCATAGACAAGAAATTAGTAAATACTGTAAAGGTTTCACAGTCCTGGTCTTTCTCATCAACATGATTCCATAGTTCCTGACGTTAAAAACTGTTATGGTTTTAGATTTTAAGCACTCAgcatagaaataatttatatgtGGGAATCTGAAGTTGCAAGACTTTATTACACTGCACTTGCCCTGTGCCATTTTCACAGGCAGTAACAACGCTGGAGGCTCTACTGTCTTCACCACTGCCAAAACTGATATATCAGACTTCAAGAAAGTTTAAATACATACATCCAGAACTGTTATTTTCAGGCTTAGCACAGATTTAACTGCATTTAGTTTTAACTCTGGTAATTTCTGTGTGCACTTTAAATTTGTATGCCAGATGTTTACATGCAGCAGAGGATTATTATTACATATTTGCTTATATAAATCCATCCCTCACGTATGTTGATGAAAACAAGAAAGTAAAGATACTTCCAGAGGAGGTAACACTGAGACTCATAGCAGGAAACTTGTTGATTCTGAGTTCTGTATGTGACCAACTTACTAATTTCACAAATTTATATCTGCATTGTCATCATTGaacatataaattaaaaatgttccGTTTTCATAGGCTAAACTTATGCaatcatgttttaaaatctcagcttttctttgaaTGTTCACAAGTCAAAATACTTAACAACACTATACGATAAATTGTTTGTTGTTTAATATAGAGGTAAAAATACAGAACTGTTatcaaaaccccccaaaatgattaaacaaacaaatcagAGTCACAGAGAGACTGGGGTTGGAAGGTGGTCCAAACCCCCTGCTAAAGCAGGATCACCCAGAGCAGGTCATACAGGGTCACACCCAGACAGATTTTGAGTATCTTCAGAGAAGGAGactgcacagcctctctgggcagcctgttccagtgctcggTCACCCTCACAGTGGAGCACGATAGCAAGGAACACAATTCACACAGAATTGAAAAGGGAGCACGCACAGATTAACCACAAAGTTTAAATTGGAGTATAAATATGACCTCAGTCCTACAAAATACCAAACCTAATAAACTTAGgtttaaaaaaccctcagacTCACAAGAAACATGAACTTTAAGAAACTACTGAATAATGTAACAAGGTGAAAAAAGTGATGAAATAAAGCAAGCAGAGACAGTGACCTTACTACCACTGCAGTTCTTGAATTTACATTTTACAGAAACCTTACAAACTAACTTCATAGGGCACTACTAGCCCTACATTTCTGGACATGCTCAAGTTGGCAGCAAACCCTGAATTCCCTAttagaaaagaatattttgattACTCCATTCCAGATTTATCACTTTGGCCACACTTTCCAGATTCCCTGTTTCTTTACATACCTGTAGGACTTTACATACCTGTAGGACTGGGCAGTGGATATTATGTTGCCTTTCAACTAAACTTCTACTGTCAATAAAACACTGAAGATTCTCACTACTTCTTCATCCAGAAAATTCTGCTACTGTTTTGCTGCCAGCTATGCCagaatttcttctccttctAACAAAActagcttttctctttttttcctcgTGATTAAACTGCTATTGGCCTCTACTCCAAAGAACTGGCATCCTTTCTCCACTCTGAGTGTGAAGACAACACACTAAATGAATGATCACACAGTGTAGTCCTTCCATAACATTATGTGGCTTTTCAAACCATTAGAATAAATTCTTTTTGCTTGATCTTAGCATGCTTGAGGAGCAGGACTTACAGGTACCTCACAGATGTTTGAATTTCTGGGGTAATGAAACAATGCAGGAGTTGCAGAAGAGTTGTAGTGCTGGTAGTAAAGCAGGACTAGGATTGGAGCTGGGAGTAGGAATCAAATTAGATCTAAATGAAGCATGTCGTAACACGAAGCTTAATACAGACAGCTCTTGATTACCCAAATGCACAGCCTGTTTGCACAAGGCGGTAAtgtcctccctccctcccttaATGCAAAAATTTCAGTTATCAACATGAGATATTTTCAAGTTGATTTTTCAAGTAAATTATAGTTCAAGCTACTAAAATGATTTGTTGTCTCTGTTCTAATCATGGCTGTTTCTGCCCTAGACTGGATGCAGCGCTCTCTCTGAGGAATGGCAcaaggagggagcagagcagcactcgtccctggcacagccacctgCAGGATCAGCCCCTGCCACATCTTGGGGATGTTCCCTGGCCCCTGGCGCCACCCAGAGACACCAGGGCGAGCCAGCAAAACCCCTCTGCACAGCTCATCCAACCAAAAGGATGGAAGAATGCATATTAAACTTcgaggagggaaaaaacccctctCATTTAAGAGCTGCATGTCGAGCTCTCGTTTTGTGAGGGGATACAAGGTATTTGATAGAGTTTATCTACAAGGAAGGAGATATAAGCCCTCAATTCAAAACTATGTTGGGATTTTGGACAAAATTGGGCTATATATCCTTTATATTGCTGCTTGCTGATGTATTAGAAACGAAGTTTGTTTGACATGTTTATTAGTGATTAAAACACAATACAGAGTACTGCAGTGTATATTTAGATTAACACTGCAGGAATAACTGATAGCAGactgttttctctttgcaagTATACCTAAAGAAAAGTAATCCTTCATCTAAGCAGGCACATGTAATGAATATATACTGTATATTTGCTAATGGGGACAATAAGGAAGTGGAAATCAAGACACCTGACAAATTGCCTAAAAGGCAATTAAGTCCAAAATTAAgtccaaaattaaaaaaccctgaaaacaaCTCACAAAACTCATTCAGTAATATACGTAAGAGCTTGTCAGGAAGAGGAAGTCAGAAGCttaactattttttaatttttatgtagaATGATAAAACCAGTTTTAATCATCACACATCAAACCAATCTGTtctgtatttgatttttatacatttttctaATCATCACAATCATAATCAGGCACAACAACTCTATACAGACATCTACATGCATATGTTTTGCAAGTTCCCCCTTTATCGCAAATAGTTTTAGACAGCAAGAATAGAAAAACAACCTGTATAAGCTAGAAGAAACATCTTCCCTGaattctttaataattttcttcccagtaatATAACAAATCATTTATTGGTACTGCTCTAAGAGAGACTGTACAGATGGTAATATTCCAcatcaaccaaacaaaaatgacTTCAAAAGCCCCCAAAACACAAGTAAAAAAACTTTCCCATTAAAAAGCCAAGAAGAAACAGAACTCAACTGACCCCTGATGTGGAAGCACTTCTCTCAGGGAAGATAGCTCAGAGAGGAAGataattcagaggaaaactgcattttccatttcGATTAGTGTTTTATCAATAGTCAAAGTAACGTTTTAGTCATAAAAGAACATACAGATCCAGACAGAAAAAGCAATTGTTCCTGCATTGCTTCTGAATTCTTTTTCTTACAGCTCTTGTCAGGAGTATCTTTTGTGGTTAATTCAAAATGGTGAGGCAactcattttttctcttctttctttaagTGTCTCCTGATTAGATGGAATGAAAAGGTACTTAGCCAAACAGCAGAATTTGTGGAACAACTCCCAAGCATTTTAACCATCAGATTTTTACTAAGGAAACAAAGGAAGTCATTAATATTTTAGTGTAGTAATGCAAATATTCTACTAGTTATCCATTAGAAATAgcattttattatgttttaaaacTTGCAGTAATACCTTGCATCTTAAAAGAGATTAAAACCCCAAATAGTTACAAAGCTAGACAGACAGCATCAATTAGATGAAGAAAAGATACCTACACTCCCTTTATAGCAGGAGTGCAGATTAATTTTAAGAaagttttcagcatttcagaggGCACGATCCCTGGCTGAGGATTTATGGCCATAAAAAGGTGTTGATCAgtcttatattttaaaatgttttatgcaGCCACATACAGCAGAGTTGGTTGTGGATTGGACATACTAAtcagcaggggaaggagagctCATTACTACAAGCTCTCCTTCCCCTGCACATTACCTCAGCATGAAGCCACGTATCTCAATCAAAATAGATTGCTATGGAGAGCTACACAAGATTTTCTAAATCAGCTAGCTTGGGGCACAGCCTATAGCTGCAACCTTCTTTTAAccttcagaaaagcagaaggacCAGGATGGTCTCTAAATACTAGCCACCTATAAGTTTAGAAATAAATCACTTAGCAGATAAAAGTCACAGCAGACCTGACCTGTCTCACGCTAACGCAACTGCTGTCCAGTGCAAACACATGGAAAATTCAGCAACAAGATCTAATGGAAAAAGGACAAGCAGGACATTGATGGGGGGGCAGTAAGGATCTTGGGGTGTCCAGCCCATTGTTGagtactgaaaagaaattttgaaaggCTAGTGATGTCAGTGATGTGTTACAAACCAGAAAGACGCTCTACTTGCAGGATGTGGGGGGCAAGGTATGTGTAAAAAAACTAAGAGCCAAATATTCAAATTTTCAGAGACTTGTTCAGAAACAAATTTGAAACAAATCTGGTAATAAGAGAACCATCTAAAGAAACTGGAGATATGTTTACTGAACTAAGCTTAAGACTAAGTTTAATCATAATTTCTTATGATAAGTACAATGAGATACAAAACAGCATGGCAAAATATAAGTATTATTTTAACTATAATGTTAGAATCAGAGACTGAGTAAAATTGAGGCAAAGGGGGCAAAATATAGAAGGCTGGTAGAAGTCCCTTTGATGGAATTACTGCCAAAAGAATACAGTTGCAACAGCACATTTCACATTGTTTGCTGTTCTAAAAGCCAGTAAAATGCAGTGTACATTTAAATATCAACACAGTACAGATTCTCATAAATGTCAACTATTAAATAGTGACCattcaataaaaaaattgtattgAATTGTATTTCATGGGTTATTAACAGCTGAAATTTGAGTTTTGACCACCAATTTCCTGGAACATACTGCACCACATCAGTCCCCACTTTGGAAATGAACTGTAGCTGATCAAGTCCCTTGACCTGATTCTGACACAAGATATCCCAGCCCCTATTGCTGTGTACTGAACCCTGTAAAATCTGCTACTCAGTGAATGTGACAAGGAACAAAGCAATGCTTGCCTATCTAGATGAGATCAGACCTGAATGCTTATAAATGATGTACCAGGGATTGTTTTAGCTCCACAGAAAGCAGTAACACATTCTGTAATGGGAATTATATAGTCTTTGTTCTATCAAAATTAAACTTAGAGACACCCTAAGAAAAGCTAATATAGGGGCACTGAAATGAAGTAGAGATTACAGAAGCACAGACAAAAGTTGCAGAATTTCCTGTTGGTGAGATTATATGTGAGGTACTGCACCAAGAGGAGATAATTTGGGATTAGTGTTAGCATGTGAAAGTCACAGTGAccagaaaataataaagtacATCTAAGATGCCAAGCATAAGCTGATAATCTgctaaaatcaaaattaattttctttctcatattCACTGCTATTCactttgaataattttcttcaatCCTGAGAAAaccaactacagtaatttcacgactattAGGTGCacccttttaactaaaattttcccccgaacccggaagtgtgccttatagtccggtgcgccttatctgatggacaaagttgtgaaattcgccaacccggaagtgcgagcccgcaacagtcccgagccgagcagagcccgcccggcagCGGCATCAGGGCTGTGCCGGCGCGGGGGAAAAGCCCAGGGATGCGcggggctcccagagctgcacggGGCTGCCGGAacggcatggggagggagggagcgggctgccgCAGAAGCTGTGGCAAGCCCTGACTGCTCCGAGCTGCACCTGCTCCGAGCCGCTGCCGCTCCGTGCCGCCGCGAGCCCTGACCGCTCCATGCCGCAGCGAGCCCCGACCGCTCTGTGCTGTGGCGAGCCACAACCGCTCCATGCCACGGTGCACCGCGCCTGCTCTGTGCCGTGGCGAGCCCCGGCCGCTCTGAGCCGCCTCGAATCCCTGCCACCCCGAGCCCTGCCTCAGCAGCCGGCGctgggggcgggtgggagtgctgggccccgtgcatggggagggcgcttgggactgcgtttaaaggctacaccaatctattaaaatatttccaatttgagcacatgccagtaaactccacgatcatgggattccgttactaattcgttactttgttgcgcatggcacggatcctcactgcaaaaaaaaactgcaaaaaaaaagtgcaccgtatagtccggtgcgccttatataaagtacaaagttgtgaaatttgccggctcccagggggtgtgccttatagtccagtgcgccttatggtcgtgaaattactgtaatgtccCTTTACCACTCGTCACACAAAAGGCTGAACAATACACAAGAATTGCTAATTACGGAGCCTTATTTACATGCTGCTGGTGAGTGTTCCAATATATGGAACAAAGTTTCCAAAAACCAAGTAAAACAGTTTTGTGAGAGGAGATTTTCAACATATTTATTCACCTTCGGTAGTAGCCCATGTATCTTCtgttatttataatttatttagaGCTGTCAGACTTGAGATTTTAAGTACCCTGGAAATTTCTccttagatttaaaaaaaaaaaaaaatctattttatttatgtgaTACAAAATCACGCTGTAAGGTACACGAACAAAAACAAAGCTGCTTACACAACATGAAAACAATTGGGCctatattttccccaaaataaataaaccccacaTAAAATCCAATGATACAGTGGAAAAATACCAAAAGCAAATACCAAACCCCCCATGAATGCTCATTACTTACTTGAAACTCTAAGTAGATTCAACAGGTTCTCGTACTAACCATGCATATCTAGTAAGCTTAAGAGCAAAACAAGCATTTAAAGTAATAACCCAGTAAAAACTACAATGAATTTAAATTCACATCATCTACTAATTTCTCTTTGCATTATAATGCTATATAAAGGACTGGAATGACTCCATCTGGAACATTTTGAACAAGATATTGGAAATATCCAGGGGAAAATCGGgataaagaagcagaaattccagaaaatgGTAGTAAGTAAAACTAAGTCTCAACTAGTCTCAACTAGTTAAATTCTATAAGCcataaaatacttcaaaatacaCAATATTCACTGAAGGTATGTTTAAAGCATATGCCAAAACTTCTCATAAAAGTTATGTGAAGGGCTTATCATTAGAAAAGAATCACTTAACTCTGCAGTTACAAAATAATAAGATTACTTGTCAGATTTTACTACTAAATATCCATTATTCACAAAGTCAGAGACCTGAACAAAAAAACTCATGACTAATCTTACCTTTTGCTATGTGACGTTCCTCTGCCCTTCTAAGTATAGGATCCACCCATCTCTCTTTCTCCATGTAATTCCAGCAGATCACTTTATTCCTTTCACCTGTGAGTTCCTGAAATTGTTAAAGCAGCTTTGAGATTTCTCATGATTAAGAAAATGTGGTTGAACAGAGcaacagataaaagaaaagtCATCATTACTTTTCCCCTTTGTGAATActaccattttttcttttccttccctaacactttcctttttcctcttatcTGTCTGTCCTAACTCACTTCTTTTGGTTAACattctctcctccctttctctCAAACCCTGCGTGCATGGCAAAGCTCCCCAAAAACTTGTTGTATGTACTGCCCTGAGCTAAAAGACAAAGCTTTACAAGAGAGATGAATCTCTATGATTTTTATGTGGACAGACATACATCTGCAGTTTTTTATCTTCCGTACCTGGAGAAATTCAGGCAGGACTCAACTCTTCAACTTGCTGCATCAGTAGCCATTTTCAGTATGTCTGCCTTAATGAAGTCACTTTGTACAAACATGTGTTCACTGACATAAAATATATACAGGCTGCCCCTTAAAACTGAACACTTATAGTGGGACTATACATCTATTCTAACCCTCTTCTTTTCCAAATCATATTTTCCTGTAATGTCTCTGATTTTACAGTGTTCACTAGGCCCCCACCCGTTGCTCCCTGTTGCCAGGGGTCACAGTGGGACCAGCACACACAAAACCTGTTGTCAAACAATAACTGCGCTGTTCAAAACACTTGTATTAGTAGGGCAAAGCCTTGATGCAAAAGATGTAATTGAATGCAACAGGATACAGGTCAGACTGTCCTCAGAGAGTAGGGCTGGATGAGAGCACTTTGGGAAATTCTGTCCAAACAAACCAGTGGCTAAAGAAAGCAAGGAGGTGAGTCGGGCCGCACTGAATTTTCCTATGCTCAGTGACTTACGAGCAGAGGCGCGAAGCCCTGCACCGGCCGGCCGGGCACCCCGAGGTGCTGCGGACACCACACCCATCCCCAAACTGCACCGCaactccccaggcagggcacacgcagctccttcctcccctctgcaCCCACTGCCGGGCACCCGCCACGCCGGACCGCCGAGGACCAGGCCACAAACGCATTCCCGCGCCCGGGACCGCCGGAAAGCCGCAGGAACGGCGCGGCCCAGCCCGCGGTGACACCGCCTCCCGGCCCGCCCCGACCCGCTCCCGGCACCCACCGTCCGGGCGGGCCAGCAGAGCGGAGGGGAGCCGGCAGCGCAGGTaggcggcggccccggggccTCCATGGCCGCGCGGCGGCGAAGCGCTCCCTGCGGGAGCCAGTGCAGGGGCCCGGCCCGGGCCAGCCCACGGGGCCCCGGCAGCTCCGGCCGCAGGGGCAAGCGCCCGCAGCCGTGAGGCGACGGCCGGACCGAGGCCGTGCCCGGCCGCGGAGGCGACAGTTCGGGTGgcgcgggcggagcggggcccgCGGGGCCGGACCCGCCCCTGGGGAGGCCGCGCAGTTCCCTCCGCGCAGCTCCGTGAGCCGGGAGCTTGTCACCGGCATCGGCCGCTTGTGGAGACTGATTCCCGGGCGGCTGTGTGTTTACAGGAAATCAACGGCTTCTGTTGCGAGGAGCACGATGAAATTCGGTTGCCTTTCGTTCCGACAGCCGTACGCAGGGTTGCTCCTAAACCAAGTCAAAACAGTGGAGACTCGCTGGCGTCCTTTGCTACTAGGCTACAAGAACTGCACCATTGCTATTCATATAGCTGTTAAGGACTGGGAAGATGAAACATGGAGAGAAATTCTTCTGAATAGGTTGGGCATGACACCAAAACAACTGCAAGATTTGTTGGATGAAGGGGAAAAATTCGGCAGAGGAGTTATTGCAGGTAAGGATCCTTGGGTTatattttctattctatttctaAGCAGACTTTCGCTTCCTTAACAGTCAACTTAACTACACATCTGATTTATGTGTTTTCACTCATTATGAGATTTCTTTAACACTGAGAAGGAGTGGAGCATGCTATTTCCACTCCTGTATGTTTCAGCAGAATACATCTCAATTCCACACTTCTTGCATTTTGAGCTTAGGAACTCTTGCTGAAACCATTTTGCAGTACTCGTGGTCAAGCGAATTCATGATGTTGCGGCGCTTTGCATGTTATTTTAGAGTATACATAAATAATGACATAAAtcctttttcagttttacaaaCCCCCTTCTGTCGCTTTTGGTATTTGGGCAGTGAAGAAGTTTGTTCCTGTAACACAGTGCAGAGGTAGTGATGTTTCGCTGCAGAAAGTGCAGACATAGCTGAGGTTGCATACTCTACAAAGTTTTTATCCAGTGCTCATTTTGTACTAATTTGTTGTAGGGTATCTTTGTTACACCATCTTTCATTGGCATTTGAATACTTTTGGCTGTTCCTGCACAACAAATTAATTCTATCACATACACTGAACATCGTTGTGGTTCTACAGTGCTGCAAACTGTAGGTCCTACCTAATATGTAGATTTGCAGCCATAACATAAATTGCATGCTTAATTGTGGAGTAGATAGGAATTTCAAAATAGcttattgatttttaaatgtgaataGAATAGTGGCttgagaggagcagagaaagtTTTATCCTTTACAGAAGCTGGTCCAAGGCCAAATGTAGCTCAGGAGTTTTGGTAGCAGCTGTGTCTTGTTAGATGCAGGCTGCTTTTCAAGGAGTTCTGCATCACTGGTTTGTGGCGATTTTAACTGTgtcctctcccttttctccacCCGAGTTGAGTCACGTGGACTTTTGCAGCAAACAGCACATGTGGGAGGTATGCCTCCCTCTGGCAGTGCTTATCTTAACTGGCTATTCTCTGTGTCCTCAGGGAGGGCTACTTGTGAAAAACTTTTCTCTAGATCAAATTGGcaactaattttttcttttaattgtaAAATACAGGATTAATTGACATTGGAGAGACATCACCATATCCAGAAAACCTGCCTCCTGAAGAGATTTTggagctggaaaacaaagctgTCCTCAGTAATCTAGAACAGAAATACTTGACTGTTGTTTCAAATCCCAGGTGGCTCCTGGAACCAATTCCTGCCAGAGGGAGAAATGGGGTGTGGCAGGTGGACATCCCTGAAGAACTGATCCCTTCAGAATTGTAGGTGTTGTCCCTTACTGTTAATTGTTCCTGCCTAAATGCAGACTTGTATTTAAGATGCTGACTTGTGAGTTACATCAGCATTGTGTTAGGACTCTATTCCAAAACTATTTGAAACGGCAAATACATTTGAAGAACTGCTTCTTTGAGGCAAAATATACAAAATGTCTTTATTACTGTTCTCCTAGACCTTTCCTGTATAAACTAAgtaaatgccatttttaaaatgtagagtTATGGATTGTGTGtcaatttaaatgtaaattaaaatgattttttggTATCTGCATCTCTGGTTGTAAGAAAATGGTACTTAAAAGCTCGATGCCACAATAGGACATCTGTCCCAGACCACGCCTTGTCCTCCCTTAAGGATAGATTCTTTTCATTCACACCTCAGGCACAGAGATGTGCATTTGATGGATATAGCTCTGTGACCTGACAGACTTTACAGAGAGGCCATTTTGAGAAGGTGCTTGTACAAAATTAAATTGAGCAAGTGTcacttttttttcatcttatttaAGATGAAAAATACTAGTTTTTTTTGAAAATCTAATACTGAATTCAAGAAAAGTGTGAAGACATATAAATAAGAGCCATGAAGTTTTGGCACTCTGGAGAGTTTTTCAAAA from Catharus ustulatus isolate bCatUst1 chromosome 14, bCatUst1.pri.v2, whole genome shotgun sequence encodes:
- the LOC117003062 gene encoding protein EOLA1; its protein translation is MKFGCLSFRQPYAGLLLNQVKTVETRWRPLLLGYKNCTIAIHIAVKDWEDETWREILLNRLGMTPKQLQDLLDEGEKFGRGVIAGLIDIGETSPYPENLPPEEILELENKAVLSNLEQKYLTVVSNPRWLLEPIPARGRNGVWQVDIPEELIPSEL